Proteins found in one Miscanthus floridulus cultivar M001 chromosome 4, ASM1932011v1, whole genome shotgun sequence genomic segment:
- the LOC136551949 gene encoding AT-hook motif nuclear-localized protein 28-like — MSLGKRDMSRERLYQDRKDVPPVHFTTPPPPPHHRQQQQEHGGHDEQQQQQLECFSDEVDSRGSAEQKEPASGGAGVLVVSGGGGDGASIELSKKRRGRPPGSKNKPKPPVVITREAEPAAAMRPHVIEIPCGCDVADALARLAARRNLGICVLAGTGAVANVSLRHPMPGVVAGGGGAGAPTTAIVFHGQYEILSISATFLPAAMSAVAPQAAAAAACLSISLAGPHGQVVGGAVVGPLYAASTVVLVAAAFTNPTFHRLPADDDASVSVSVSLSAGSGDPVADEHRGGHQQHPGEQPPPQEHRPLAVRRQAPPHLASASAAQPVEPCGGPPAVPIYAACHPQPQDVIWPPPPPPPY; from the coding sequence ATGTCGCTTGGCAAGAGAGACATGAGTCGGGAGCGCCTGTACCAAGATCGCAAGGACGTGCCGCCCGTCCACttcaccacgccgccgccgccaccccaccaccgccagcagcagcaggagcacgGCGGACAcgatgagcagcagcagcagcagctggagtGCTTCTCCGATGAGGTGGATAGCCGCGGGAGCGCCGAGCAGAAAGAGCCCGCCAGTGGTGGGGCAGGGGTACTGGTGGtgtcgggcggcggcggcgacggggcgAGCATCGAGTTGTCCAAGAAGCGGAGGGGCCGGCCCCCGGGGTCCAAGAACAAGCCGAAGCCGCCCGTGGTGATCACGCGGGAGGCGGAGCCGGCAGCCGCGATGCGCCCCCACGTGATCGAGATCCCCTGCGGCTGCGACGTGGCCGACGCGCTCGCGCGCTTGGCGGCGCGGCGGAACCTCGGGATCTGCGTGCTCGCGGGCACGGGCGCCGTCGCCAACGTGTCGCTCCGCCACCCGATGCCCGGCGTCGtcgcgggcggtggcggcgctggcgCCCCGACGACCGCCATCGTGTTCCACGGGCAGTACGAGATCCTGTCCATCTCCGCCACGTTCCTTCCCGCCGCCATGTCCGCCGTGGCGccgcaggccgccgccgccgccgcgtgccTCTCCATCTCTCTGGCGGGGCCGCACGGGCAGGTCGTCGGCGGCGCCGTGGTGGGCCCGCTGTACGCCGCGTCCACCGTCGTCCTCGTCGCGGCCGCCTTCACGAACCCCACCTTCCACCGCCTCCCAGCCGACGACGACGCGTCCGTGTCCGTCTCCGTCTCGCTCTCCGCCGGCAGCGGCGACCCTGTAGCGGACGAGCACCGAGGCGGCCACCAACAGCACCCCGGGGAACAGCCGCCGCCGCAAGAGCATCGTCCTCTCGCCGTACGACGCCAGGCCCCGCCGCACCTTGCCTCAGCATCAGCAGCGCAGCCTGTGGAGCCGTGCGGCGGCCCACCGGCCGTGCCCATCTACGCCGCTTGCCACCCGCAGCCGCAAGACGTGatttggccgccgccgccgccgccaccatacTGA